One stretch of Campylobacter sp. CNRCH_2014_0184h DNA includes these proteins:
- the mgtE gene encoding magnesium transporter, which produces MMNDFLEAQELLKNISKDQSTYETNEALKTIKRYNEELYLQTLKSFDTYTLANVATITPEHILEDILEHLSIIKIAKAVEELESDDATDLIKRFEELNPQKTLAILNRLSSEDKEEILRLKNYDENTAGAYMQTEIFTASIDESIEKAIKRYRILKHSGQVDQIFQVYIIDNQGKLCNAINLSDLLLWDFKLSFADIIKNNNERYKSYSIKDHEDIQKAIDIVEDYDLSVLAVVNDDGVLLGRITYDDIHDLIQENATEQIYNLAGVDADVEEESAFKAAKARAFWLMINLTTSLISANIISLFSGEIEQLVALAVLMPIVASMGGNTGSQALAVTVRKLSLNEVEFKDAKKVILRESGISLLNGFIFASIMSIIAFIWFKTALLGLVIALSMLINLALAGFVGSFVPLTLKKFKIDPAVGSSVVITAITDGLGFFSFLLLAKMILL; this is translated from the coding sequence ATGATGAATGATTTTTTAGAAGCACAAGAACTTTTAAAAAATATTTCCAAAGATCAAAGCACCTATGAAACCAATGAAGCCCTAAAGACTATCAAAAGATATAACGAAGAGCTTTATTTGCAAACTCTTAAATCTTTTGATACTTACACACTTGCAAATGTAGCTACTATAACACCTGAACATATCTTAGAAGATATTTTAGAACACTTAAGTATTATAAAGATTGCAAAAGCGGTAGAAGAGCTTGAAAGTGATGATGCAACAGACTTAATTAAGCGTTTTGAAGAGCTAAATCCACAAAAAACTTTAGCCATTTTAAACCGCTTAAGCTCAGAAGATAAAGAAGAAATTTTACGCCTTAAAAATTATGATGAAAATACTGCTGGTGCTTATATGCAAACAGAAATTTTCACAGCTTCTATTGATGAGAGTATAGAAAAAGCTATTAAAAGATATAGAATTTTAAAACATTCAGGACAAGTAGATCAAATTTTTCAAGTTTATATCATAGATAATCAAGGAAAGCTTTGCAATGCTATCAACCTAAGCGATCTTTTGCTTTGGGATTTTAAACTAAGTTTTGCAGATATTATTAAAAACAATAATGAAAGATATAAAAGCTATAGCATAAAAGATCATGAAGACATACAAAAGGCTATTGATATAGTGGAAGATTATGATTTGAGTGTTTTAGCAGTTGTAAATGATGATGGAGTGCTTTTAGGTAGAATTACCTATGATGATATCCATGATTTAATCCAAGAAAATGCAACAGAACAAATTTATAACTTAGCCGGAGTTGATGCAGATGTTGAGGAAGAAAGTGCTTTTAAAGCGGCTAAAGCTAGAGCTTTTTGGCTTATGATTAATCTTACTACTTCATTAATCTCAGCTAATATCATTAGCCTTTTTTCAGGTGAAATAGAACAACTTGTAGCCCTAGCAGTACTTATGCCTATCGTAGCTTCCATGGGAGGCAATACAGGCTCACAAGCTTTAGCAGTAACAGTTAGAAAGCTCTCACTCAATGAAGTAGAATTTAAAGATGCTAAAAAAGTTATATTAAGAGAGAGTGGAATTTCTTTACTCAATGGATTTATATTTGCTAGTATTATGAGCATTATAGCTTTCATATGGTTTAAAACAGCTCTTTTGGGACTTGTTATAGCCTTATCAATGCTAATTAATCTAGCCTTAGCCGGTTTTGTAGGTTCTTTTGTACCTCTAACTTTGAAAAAATTTAAAATCGATCCTGCGGTAGGATCAAGTGTAGTGATTACTGCGATTACTGATGGTTTGGGATTTTTTAGCTTCTTACTTTTAGCAAAAATGATTTTATTATAA
- the tpx gene encoding thiol peroxidase encodes MSSITYKGQIIELAGIELEVGDNAPRVVLRTKNLAPVEIAPPGKTQILLTLPSLDTPVCSKQAKETNKRLASMKNIEVIIVSMDLPFAMDRFCATEGIDNIITASDFAFKDFGINYGVLINDSIFAGLLARAAFVIKDGKIVYKQLVKELMGKIDFKDLELFMHRNYGYPLN; translated from the coding sequence ATGTCAAGCATTACATATAAAGGTCAAATTATAGAACTTGCAGGAATTGAATTAGAAGTTGGAGATAATGCTCCAAGGGTAGTTCTAAGAACCAAAAATCTTGCCCCAGTAGAAATAGCACCACCTGGGAAAACTCAAATTTTATTAACTCTACCCAGCTTAGATACACCAGTATGTTCAAAACAAGCCAAAGAAACCAATAAAAGACTAGCTTCTATGAAAAATATTGAAGTTATTATTGTTAGTATGGATTTACCTTTTGCTATGGATCGTTTTTGTGCTACCGAAGGAATTGATAATATTATAACCGCAAGTGATTTTGCCTTTAAAGATTTTGGCATAAACTATGGGGTATTAATAAATGATAGTATATTTGCAGGATTGCTAGCAAGAGCAGCTTTTGTAATTAAAGATGGAAAAATAGTATACAAACAGCTTGTAAAAGAGCTGATGGGAAAAATCGATTTTAAAGATTTAGAACTTTTTATGCATAGAAATTATGGTTACCCTTTGAATTAA